The Vanrija pseudolonga chromosome 1, complete sequence genomic sequence gctggctggctgggctaGCTGGGCTGACTGGTTGGCGCAGTCTGGCACGCTGGCGCTCCCACTGGCGTGGCCCGCGTCCCTGGGTGGCTGTCAATCACTCCCACCAACAGAACGCCACGGCCCGGCAATAGACCAAACGCCGTCACCGTACGGTCGCTCACCCAGCCTTGCAGCGCTCAGCGACGCGCGTCATTCTCGACGCTGATGCAATGAGTGCAGCTGGCcagcaacaacgacaacgatTACAACCTCAACTGCATCACTTTCTGGCCAtcacaaccacaacaactAGCAATCATGGTACGTACCGACCCAACACTGgcaaagcagcagcacaagcTGACCACCCCGCAGTCCCACCGCATCGTCCCACCAACAGTCAACGCCTCCAACGAGCAGTACGCCGTGTCCACCAAGGTATGCCTCGAGCTGGCAGGAGACGACACCATGCCCAGCTCGGCACAATGCTGACTGGCTACAGGCGACCAACCACTCCCAGTCTGGTGTTCACGACGCGTTCCGCTTCGgcccctcgtcggccgcccaGACCGTTGCTGCCGGCAACGCCAGCCCCCTCCAGGCCCGTCTTGAGAAGGTGCGCCGGTTGCGTGCCGAGGAAGGTTGCTGGTGCTCCTACTAACCTTTTCCCAGTGGTCCgagacgcagcagcagcttcGCTCGACTGTCCAGCGCAACACGTTCGGCCTGTCTGTTCCCCTGAGGCAAGCCATGGAGGTCAAGGTCGTCCAGGAGGTGGGTTAGCTGCCCATTTGACACCTCGTAGCCAACTGACACCCCGCAGGAGCTCCACCACCCCGTCCTCCTCTCGGCCACGCCATCGGGCATGCCCCTCGGCGGCTCGCacaacctccacctcgagatcctcaagggcaccgacgagacgctcgacgcgcccgacTTCATGTCTGGtggcgccgacctccgcgaggtgctcgacatGAGCGCAGCAATGGAGCGCAGCCGCGGCATTTAAACGAGTGAGAAGGTCTGTATGTGGATAGAACAACATGCATTGTATTATCAAGTATGTCGTGGGTCTAGAGCTGGGCGGAAAGGGGTACGGCCTAGTTGATGGGCTGGTATCCGCCGTGGTTGGTGTTGCGCGGGGCCTggctctcctcgtcgcctccGAGGCGGTATCCGCCACCAGAGGGGAACGCGCcgggcgggggaggtggtgCAGACGCAGCGGGGCGTGGCGCCGTGCCAATGACTCCGCCGGCGTGCTGAGCCTGGGATCCCTGGTTGTTCTGCCATTCTGGTACCCGTCAGCACGGTCCCCGTCACAGAGTCCAAACGCACGCTGCCacaggtcgacgccggggtAGCCAATGTCTCCGCCCTTGTCGCGGAGGCGAACGAGCGAAGAGCCAAAGATGggcgccttgagcgcgaggagcgcgaggacgaggatgaacTGGaacccgctcgcgctgccgtcgacAATGGCTAGCAGGTCGAAGAACCCAGCCACGGCGACAAAGATGAGGAACCAGCGCAGCGGGCCGGTGCTCGACAGCTCGAGGGCAACAAGGCCGAATAGCTGGGGGCCCGTCAGCATGCCTCGCTCCGCCTTGGACACACCATGAGGGTCCACTCGTTCCGGAGCGACTTGACGTCGATGAACCATGTGAGcacctggcgtcagcttgcccgggcgggcggcacaCGCACCGCCGAGATACCGATCAGCGACGCGGGGttgagcgccgacgcgcgctcgTACAGGCCGGCAAGTCCGCCGTTGGGTGATgccattgtggtggtgtggtgctAGTTAGTTGGACGTGAGCAATGTGTCCAAGTCGACGCGCGTTGACGTGACCCGACCCCCAACCAGACCTCCACTTGAGCCGTCCGCCTTCCCTCCACTCAGGCACGGCGTCACCTTCCCCTCAACCCCGACCCGTTCGGTCATGCGATGGACGATGGCGTTGTGCACAACAATTGTCACGGCGACGAGTGCACTTGCGCTTCGACACTCCTCGCCACCATCACAATGGCGCTGACTCTTGCCCTCGtactcctcctccccgcactcgtcggcgcgcggccttcccccgccaccgccgccgccgaggggcacctcgacctcgacggccagGCCGAGACTTGGCGCTCGCCACCCGTCCTCCCCGTCCCGACGCGGCCGCTGCCGTGGGGCGATGTCAACTTCCTCGCGACGTCCGACACGCATGGTGGGTGTGCTGCGGGAATTAGCTGACAGCAGGCTGGCTCCGCGGCCACCAGCACGTGAGTTCAGTGTAGCTGTGGTAGCTCCGGCGCTGATAACAACAGAACACCTGGCCTGAGCCTGTAAGCTCGCTCGCGGGGACCCCGCTGACAACAGAACTATTCGGGCGACTTTGGCACGTTCGCCAGCTTTGCAGAGCACATGCGTgcgcaggcggccgagcgcggcgtcgacctgctcctcgttgacggcggcgaccacCACGATGGGTCGGGCCtcgtgtcgacgtcgcccgagtcggcgaTCGCCGCGGACAACATCTTCGCGCAGCTCACTTACGACGTGCTCGCGATCGGAAACCACGAGCTGTACAAGTAcgagtcggcgctcgacATCTACCAGAACAACCGCCGCGGGCGGTGGGGCGGCCGCTACCTCACGTCGAATGTCAACATcaccgtcgaggagggcgggaAGGTGGTGTCTGTGCCGGTGGCTGAGCGCTTCGCCAAGTTCGAGACGGCCCAGGGACGGAGGGTGACGGCGTTTGGAGTCCTCTTTGACTGTGCGTTACGGTTTTGAGGGCCTAGCTAACGCGCAGTCAAGGCCCACGACCGGTAGGCCGAGTGTTAAGGTCGTACTGACGAGAAGCAACCTCACTGTCCAAGCACCGACaaagctcgcgcgcgaggcgtggTTCCTTGATGCGATCTCCGATGAACCCGACTTCTTGTAGGTGATTAATGACCTCGCAGCTCACCTCCCAGCCTCCTTGTTGGCCACATGCCGGGCCGTGGCCTGACGTCTGAGTGGACCCCTCTGTATGACGCCATTCGCACCCTGCACCCCACTGTCCCAGTGTTTGTCTTCGGTGGCCACACGCACGTCCGCGACTGTGTCCAGTACGACGACCGCTCGATTGCGTGAGTAAGCTTCCCGGGTTTcgctcacccccgcccaggcTCGTGCCAGGACGATACCTCGAGACCATCGGCTTCGTCAGCTCGTCCCTCCCCGGTGCTGAGGATGACGGCGGGCCCCTGGACATGAACAGGCGctacctcgacgccaacgacgtGTCGTATCAGTACCACACCGGTACTAACAAGGACACATTCTATACACCGCTTGGACGCAACATCTCGTcagcgctcgctcggctcgcgcAGGACTTAAAGATTGACATTCCGTTCGGCACCGTCCCGCACGACTACTTCCTGAGCCGCCACCCGTACGGTCACCCACGCTCAGTGCTCACCCTTCTGGCAGACAAGATCCTGCCTGACGTGCTGGAGGACGAGAACCGCACTGGCCCTCGCATCATCATTGGCAACGCAGGCACCCTCCGCTTCGATGTGTTCAAGGGACCGTTTGACCGGAACGACGAGCTGACGGTGTCGCCGTTCACCTCGGCGTTCTTGTACACCCGCCTCCCCGCATTCCTCGCCACAGAGGTGTTCGCCGAGATGaaccgcgccggcgcgtcaaAGCTGATGCCGACTACGGCGAgggaggatgtcgaggagaGGGCGACCAAGATCTACAACGACTGGCTCGCCGACCAGTGGGAGGAGCATGTCTCGGCcacgctgctcggcggtgatgacgacgagctgtcTTTCGGATCGCCAGACAAGAAGCCCCACACGCTGGGCTACgtcacgcgcgacgcgtgcAAGGGGCGTGGGGACGACATCCCCCACATCCCCGTGCCGTTCTCGCGCGACCAGGTGTGAGTAGTTGATCTTCCCGTACTTTTCGCCAGCTAATCAGCAGCGACTTCATCATGACTCCTGTTCCCGATGTTCCGGAcaacgaggtcgtcgacgtcgtcgttaTGGACTTTGCAATGGACGACTTTTGTGAGTGCCTCATTCATCCGCCACTGACCCACCCCAGTGACTGCCGTCCACACGGTCGACCCGACGAGCAAGCTCACGCTCGCCGATTTTGAGCCGTATGCCGAGGGGACACTCGTCAATGCCGTGTTTGGCAAGTATGCGTCGCGGGCGTGGAAGTGATAGAAAGCATGTAGACTGCATTGTTGGATCGTGAGGGTGGCGGGCCTTGGACAGTGGTTGGGCGATGTCGGCCATCCAGCGCGCAGCAtatctccctccccctccctcgcaGCAAGCAGCACACAACGCGCACATCCTGCCGATCATGGCCCCTGCCCTCACCGCGCCGATCCTCCCCATCCGACGCCCCCAAAAGGATTATTCCCGACGCGGAAGAGATTCGAACTCTCGCGTGCAATGCACAACACCTTAGCAAGGTGCCACCTTAGGCCACTCGGTCACCGCGCCTTGAGTGGGAGTCGAACCGCCGACCTGGGCCTGAGGCTCAGGGTGGCTTCCGACTCCGCCAAGGAAAGTCGATGACGTCGGTGCGATTTGGCGGGGTatgaggaggcggcggtggtcaCGTGGCGGTCGACCCGTGTGGCAACCGCCGTCGCTCCTGCTCTCCTGTGCGAGCGCTCACGACACAATGCAATGGCTACGATTATGATAGTCTACTAGTGTACTAGCGTATAATTATGAAGCTACGCCACGGCGATCGGTAATGCTGGGCgctggagggggagggcctgaggcggcggcgacggcggtgtcACGTCCTGCTGAGGCGCGGCCTCCGCCACTTTCTCCTCCCGCACCTCCTTCTCAGCAGCCTCTACCGGTGCCTTCTTAGACCCCCGCTTCGACCCCCTCCTACAGCAGTGGCTCGCacccccctccgcctcgctctcgccatTCCCATCGCCGTTCCGCTCAGCGAGCTTAGCCCacagcgcgacggcgtgcttgcccttgccaatcggcgcgtcgacgctcTTGGCGACCTTGTGCGCGAGCTCAAAGTCActcagcgcgacgagggcacaccgaggcggcgactCGGATTGCAGCGAGCGCGTGAGGAATCCTGTCGCTTTCGCGCGGGCATAGTCGGCTTCGCGTACGCCGCGGAAATGGGCCAGCTCTTTCGGGAAGCGCGCATCCCACTCCGTGCGCTTGGTGATCCAGTTATCTATCGGCCCACCCGCGCGGATGAAGCCTATCTTCTCTTTAAGGGTTGTATTGAGCGCAGCGACCTTGGACTCGGGCTCGAAGGCTGATATCACGCCGTGCGCGCTCACGCGTTCCGCAAGGATCGTTCGCCCGGCCCACTTAGGCTGAGTGCCCTCGATCACCATGACGGCGTGCCCCTTcggtggcgctggctctCCCGGGGTCGTTGGGCCTGATGATAACGAGCTGCTGGTAGTAGCGGGAGATGACGCTGCGCGCTCCATCCCCACGGCTATCGCTGGTGGCAGATCACGAAACGCCTCGGACgtggcggagcgcggcggggacgCAAGGTCTTCGCACAGCGCATCGTGGATACCCTGCGGGCTCGCGTCGATTTTCTTCTTCGACGCGTACTTGTATGCCCAGATGTTGAAGCTGGTGGTGTCAGTGGGATACGGGGAGGGGGCCTACTTGGCACTGCCGCGGATGATGAGCCGCGCAGTCCGTGTCCATGCCAATGTTGGCGCTACGTGGCACGCGCCTTCGAAGACCTGCAGAACGACGTGTGTGGGCGGGTACTTGTCCACCTGGGCCGCGAGGCTTGGGTACTCTGCTAGCGTGTGCGATGATGGCGGGTACTTGGTTGGGTTCGCCGCCTTGTGCGCGAGGTAGATGATCTCGTcgcggaggagctcggcgccgccggcagactggggtcagcggaGCCTCTCGCGACACGCACAAAGTACAGTGGACACAGCCCACCCAGGGACCCCGAGTTGATGACCGACACGAGGGGATGTGTGATGAGCTTGTTCGTGCTTCCGTCCGTCAGCGACGCCATGCGGCAATCACACACCAGTACTGGTGGATCTGCTCGTCGAGatgctgctcctcgcccttctcaTCGGTGATGGTTATCCCGTCGCCAGGCAATGGGGGCCACGCAAGACTGGGCTTGAAGTGGAACCTGGCGTCAGCCGTGCCCCGGGGGCGCACGTACCCAACATTGATGATATggtcgcccccgccccactcGTTGATGCTCGGCATGCTGTGCGTGAGGTCGCACCACGCCGACACGAGgttggcggccgcgggcaGCGGAACCCCCGTCTCGCGCATGGTGACCAGCAGGGCGACGATGAGGTTTGCGCCTGCCGAGTCGCCCATCATGATGATTGACGAGGGGGGGACCGGCGCCTGTggcgagtcggccggcgGGTCAATGAGGTATAGGTACGctgcgagcgtgtcgagcagggCGCAGGGCTGGGCGTGTTAGGTTGTCCCGACGCGTCGCCACCTACGAAGGGGTACTGCGGCGCAAGGCGGTAGTTTGGGGTGaacgcccgcgcgcccgcttTCTTGGCGTGCTTCTGGATCTGGTACCGGTGGAGGTTGACGCTGGAGAAGAAGAATGCGCCGCCTGGGGGAtggggtcagcggcgctGGGGATGGGGTTTTGCGTGCCACTCACCGTGGACGTAGAACAAGACCCGGTCACCGCACACATCGGCCCCCGACCCGTCCTTGACTGGTCTGCGCGtgcggtggaggaggtgcTCGAAGCCATGCCACGACATGCGCCTGCTAGCCccgcgccggctgctgctgctgttgctggctGCGGGCGACGCGTTTGCCCGGGTCGCGTGTGACTGCTTCACGCGCTCGGTGTAGTCTTTCGGCTTGGCATCAGCCGTGGGTTTTACTCTCGACCTCACCTCTAgccactcggcctcgagctcgcgcccgcgcaccTGCCACCACTtgtccccgccgacgaggcccaCGAGGTCCCCGTCGCGGGTGTACGTCCGCAGGTGGTCCGccacgaggccggcggcgcgctcgatcGTCGCCTCGGGAATCCCGACCCACTCCTTGTGCCAGCCGCCGTCTGGGGTCAGTCGTCACGCCACCAGCTGTGGGCTCACGCGAGTCGGGCACCTCCTGCCCCGAGAAGCTCTGCACCTCCTCTACGGGGTGCGCCATCGAGTAATCGAGGAACCGCCGGATGACCTTGACTCCTGCGTCGTACCGCAGCTGGTTGACGGGCAGGTCATTGATGCCGACTGGCGACCCGGCGagtgcctcggcgtcctttGGCTTtgcgtgccgcgccggccaggACGCACAGTGCTCCACCGCGGCCGAGAGCACCGTCGGCGTGGCCATGAGCACGACGTTTCCCGTGCTGAATggcgacatggtggtggtactggtggtgtggtggtggtgatgaaAGTTGAGACACAGCGTTGGAGCGACCGATACAGGCCACGCggctgtgctgctgctgcatgctaCGACTTAtgcgcgccgcagctcggGCACGGCTTGCCTTTGGGCCCGAGCCGACGTCGGGCCGTCAGTCAGTTTGTGTCTTGTAGGTGCGTGTCAtttgcgtcgtcgtgggtcGGCGAGGACCGGGACCCGCGTTGAGGTCGACGCAGTGGCCCAGACTTGGCAACAACACAATTCCGCCTAGTTTGCCAGAAAACGCCACCTCCACTGACGCGACAACTTGGCAGTGGCTCCACTCGAGTGGGCGGGCAGTGGGGCCATCTCCGCTCGACAGTGGCAGTTGACAtgctgctcgctcgacctgtCGCGCCGAACGGTGCATGAAGAATGCTGCTGTACAAGTGGAGCATGGGTCGTCGGAAGAGGCATGTACACTGCATACCCGCTCCGCATCACCGAGGCAGTGTAATCCGCGGAGGCTTCGTAGTCGCGTCGTAGGCCCCCCGTGATCAAGCCCCAAGCAAGGCGTGTTCCTCGCCACCGTTCATCTGGGTAAGGGAACGCGCATTAGGGTGATTGGAACCTCGCGTAGACGGGACATGTGATCTCAAGGGAGTGATCTGCATCGGCAAGTGTGCATGGTGGGTGCACCGGGTACGAGTTTGGTACACATACCTCGACAATCTCAAGTGGAATGTCAATGGCGACCTACATCAGTATCGCACTTCATCGGCACGACCCGTCGACTTCGTCTTACTCGAAAACAGAGGCCTGTGTGTTCGTCTGCACTGGGGTACCCGTCGTACTATCCATCCGGGGATAACTGGGTACCGAGCACCGTTGAGGCGGCGAGTGTCGACGGGGTGacgcgggctcgtcgtcatcgccacAGTGGACCAAGCGAGCGACTGCAGCAGGCGTATCTCATATCGATTCCTAGATTTGTATTAGATTCGGCCCGGGATTAGGAGACCGGCGGCTACGAGCAGTGGGCAGGATGAGCGAGACGTTGGCGGATGTCTATTCGCCAGCCACCGGGAGTCGCAACTTCTCCAGTAGAGTCTAGTCCCTCTATGCAACGTGACACAGGCCCAGCCATTACATGTTTCACACAAGATCGAAGGTCTGGTACAAACCAGTGCGAGGACCGTCCGCCACGTGCCCACAGACACTGCTGCTACTCGACTTGGCCATGTACATCCCGACTTGTGCTTGTGGCGGCGAAAGCCCCGCCACGACAGTCAGTCTTAACCATGCCACCTCCCACCGCCAAGCATTCAGTtgctcgcccgcgcccagGATGATCAATGGGCGGCTCACAGCCGATAGCGTTGACTCGGAGTGCACGGATATCGTGAGAAGGCCGGTTTGACGGGAGACATTGTCTACTCGATTTGTGTGGTGTCTTTGCTGTCGGGCGTGGGCCGACGGTGGAAAGGAAATAGACTGTCGATAAGGATTTCTAATGTATATTTGATGCCGCTAATGCCTGATTACAAAATATATTACGTGTATAAGGCGCCTTTAGTGTCCAAGATCCGGTGTCGGGCCGTATCAAAATGATGCGCGCGCACCAACCCGTCCGAGTCGAAAGTCAGAAACGGgcagccaccagccagcagccagccagcgagcaaGCCACGGCGGTCGAGCACTTTAAACGACGAGGTGGTatccaacaacaacactgcAACAACCACTATAACCATGTCGACAGACGCACTCGCATCTGCCGTCGCTGACAAGCTCAGCGTCAGCGGCTCTAGTGCGTAGCTACATCATCAGTCGAGATTAGCTGACGCTCCACAGAGCCCACGCTCTacgtcgacgagaagaagggctCCGACGAGACGGGCAAGGGCACCCAGGATGCG encodes the following:
- the SPAC4A8.06c_1 gene encoding AB hydrolase superfamily protein, whose translation is MSPFSTGNVVLMATPTVLSAAVEHCASWPARHAKPKDAEALAGSPVGINDLPVNQLRYDAGVKVIRRFLDYSMAHPVEEVQSFSGQEVPDSHGGWHKEWVGIPEATIERAAGLVADHLRTYTRDGDLVGLVGGDKWWQVRGRELEAEWLEVRSRVKPTADAKPKDYTERVKQSHATRANASPAASNSSSSRRGASRRMSWHGFEHLLHRTRRPVKDGSGADVCGDRVLFYVHGGAFFFSSVNLHRYQIQKHAKKAGARAFTPNYRLAPQYPFPCALLDTLAAYLYLIDPPADSPQAPVPPSSIIMMGDSAGANLIVALLVTMRETGVPLPAAANLVSAWCDLTHSMPSINEWGGGDHIINVGYVRPRGTADARFHFKPSLAWPPLPGDGITITDEKGEEQHLDEQIHQYCTNKLITHPLVSVINSGSLGGLCPLYFSAGGAELLRDEIIYLAHKAANPTKYPPSSHTLAEYPSLAAQVDKYPPTHVVLQVFEGACHVAPTLAWTRTARLIIRGSANFNIWAYKYASKKKIDASPQGIHDALCEDLASPPRSATSEAFRDLPPAIAVGMERAASSPATTSSSLSSGPTTPGEPAPPKGHAVMVIEGTQPKWAGRTILAERVSAHGVISAFEPESKVAALNTTLKEKIGFIRAGGPIDNWITKRTEWDARFPKELAHFRGVREADYARAKATGFLTRSLQSESPPRCALVALSDFELAHKVAKSVDAPIGKGKHAVALWAKLAERNGDGNGESEAEGGASHCCRRGSKRGSKKAPVEAAEKEVREEKVAEAAPQQDVTPPSPPPQALPLQRPALPIAVA
- the ump1 gene encoding putative proteasome maturation factor ump1, with the translated sequence MVRTDPTLAKQQHKLTTPQSHRIVPPTVNASNEQYAVSTKSGVHDAFRFGPSSAAQTVAAGNASPLQARLEKWSETQQQLRSTVQRNTFGLSVPLRQAMEVKVVQEELHHPVLLSATPSGMPLGGSHNLHLEILKGTDETLDAPDFMSGGADLREVLDMSAAMERSRGI